The Mucilaginibacter mallensis genome has a segment encoding these proteins:
- a CDS encoding pseudouridine synthase → MLDILFRDDDLIAINKPHGLLVHRSSIAADAEEFALQLLRDQVGMKVNPVHRLDRKTGGVLLFAFNKQTEIAMQQQFSDNLVKKRYLAIVRGHTPDMEDIDYPLRKENGTLQEAFTHFHTLQRAELDVPLGAHPTSRYSLIEVAPETGRMHQIRKHMSHVFHPIIGDRTHGCNKQNKLFTERWEMNTMLLHALSLGFKHPVSGIYVNIEAPLHDEFKRVMTIMNW, encoded by the coding sequence ATGTTAGATATTTTATTCAGGGATGACGATCTTATAGCTATTAATAAACCGCATGGGCTGCTGGTGCACCGCTCATCAATTGCGGCGGATGCTGAAGAGTTTGCTTTGCAGCTGTTGCGGGATCAGGTGGGGATGAAGGTAAACCCGGTTCACCGGCTCGACAGGAAAACGGGTGGCGTACTGCTATTTGCCTTTAATAAGCAAACCGAAATAGCCATGCAGCAGCAATTCTCGGATAATCTGGTAAAGAAAAGATACCTGGCAATAGTACGTGGCCATACGCCTGATATGGAGGATATCGATTATCCACTCAGGAAAGAAAACGGAACCTTACAGGAGGCTTTTACACATTTCCATACACTACAACGCGCCGAACTGGATGTGCCACTGGGCGCGCACCCAACATCGCGCTATTCATTAATTGAAGTTGCGCCTGAAACCGGGCGTATGCACCAGATCAGGAAACATATGAGCCATGTGTTTCATCCCATTATAGGCGACCGTACGCATGGTTGCAATAAGCAAAACAAATTGTTTACTGAACGCTGGGAAATGAACACCATGCTGCTGCATGCGTTGAGTTTAGGCTTTAAACACCCTGTGAGTGGGATCTATGTTAATATTGAGGCCCCGCTGCATGATGAGTTTAAGCGGGTAATGACTATAATGAACTGGTGA
- a CDS encoding DUF6377 domain-containing protein, whose protein sequence is MKRVVLLIPFLFLFHSVFAGKSYDTLLYKLNDVLDKKQEYDEEKNLRIEKLEKYLNNTKTTDLNARYNIYLSLYDEYKSFNYDKAFYNVQKLQQTGHLLHDPVKVAYSKVKLGFILLSSGMFKEAFDSLKTVNVKLLNDSARKEYYFLNARTYYDLADFDKDNFYTPIYNSWASKYIDSAKTLCASNSFEYVYYSGLRYLKTGNTNMAVTNLQVLISHYKLTDHQFAVTASTLSDIYIRKNSPDSAINLLILAAMADVRSSTKEAAAMTNLAQLLYKSGDVKNAYIYIKKAMDDAIFYGARQRKLQVSAILPIIASDRINYEEEQKRALFFYASLLTILVCLVIAFAFIIYKQLQKLKIADKIILDTNHNLERSIIELNEANKIKEEYIGYYFNLISEYINKLDKFKRSVDNKLTTKRYEDIRVLVNNINLTKEREELFINFDRAFLKIFPNFVNGYNELFCEENRVKLLPNQLLNTDLRIFALVRLGINDTEKIAHILEYSVNTIYNYKTRIKSKSIIHNDEFDNAIMAIKAM, encoded by the coding sequence ATGAAACGAGTAGTACTCCTTATACCCTTTTTATTTCTGTTTCATTCAGTGTTTGCCGGTAAAAGCTACGACACGTTGCTCTATAAGCTAAATGATGTACTGGATAAAAAACAGGAGTATGATGAGGAGAAAAACCTGCGGATTGAGAAGCTTGAAAAATATTTAAACAATACAAAAACAACAGACCTTAACGCACGCTACAATATTTATTTAAGCCTGTATGATGAGTATAAATCCTTTAATTATGATAAAGCTTTCTACAACGTACAAAAACTACAGCAAACCGGGCATTTATTGCACGATCCGGTAAAAGTAGCTTATAGTAAAGTTAAGCTCGGGTTTATCCTGTTGTCATCGGGAATGTTTAAGGAGGCTTTTGATTCGCTGAAGACCGTTAATGTAAAACTGCTTAATGATTCCGCCCGCAAAGAGTATTATTTTCTGAATGCCCGCACGTATTATGATCTTGCTGATTTTGATAAGGACAATTTTTATACCCCCATTTATAATAGCTGGGCTAGTAAATATATTGATTCGGCCAAAACCCTATGCGCGAGCAACTCATTTGAGTATGTTTATTATTCCGGACTGCGCTATCTTAAAACAGGCAATACCAATATGGCCGTTACCAATCTGCAAGTGCTCATTAGCCATTATAAGTTAACCGACCATCAGTTTGCGGTTACAGCATCAACATTAAGTGATATCTACATCAGAAAAAACTCTCCGGATAGTGCCATCAACCTGTTAATACTGGCAGCCATGGCCGATGTACGCTCATCAACCAAAGAAGCAGCGGCAATGACTAACCTGGCCCAACTGCTCTATAAAAGCGGCGATGTAAAAAATGCCTATATCTATATTAAAAAGGCTATGGATGATGCCATTTTTTATGGGGCACGCCAAAGAAAGCTACAGGTTAGCGCCATACTGCCCATTATAGCCAGCGACAGGATAAATTACGAGGAAGAACAAAAACGTGCCCTATTCTTTTACGCGTCGTTGTTAACTATACTGGTATGTTTGGTGATAGCATTCGCCTTTATTATTTACAAGCAATTGCAAAAACTAAAAATTGCTGATAAAATAATACTGGATACCAATCACAACCTTGAAAGAAGCATTATTGAACTTAATGAAGCCAATAAGATCAAGGAAGAATATATAGGCTATTATTTTAACCTGATATCGGAATACATTAATAAGCTGGATAAATTTAAACGCTCCGTTGATAATAAACTCACCACCAAACGGTATGAGGATATAAGGGTACTGGTTAATAACATCAACCTTACCAAAGAACGTGAAGAGTTGTTCATCAATTTTGACAGGGCTTTTCTCAAGATATTCCCCAACTTTGTTAATGGTTACAATGAACTGTTTTGCGAAGAGAACCGTGTTAAGCTATTACCGAACCAATTATTAAACACCGACCTCCGTATTTTTGCCCTCGTTAGGCTTGGAATAAACGACACGGAGAAGATAGCCCATATCCTGGAATACTCGGTAAATACCATCTATAATTATAAAACCCGCATAAAAAGCAAGTCGATCATTCATAATGATGAGTTTGACAACGCTATAATGGCCATAAAAGCGATGTAA